atttttaatactcgcaacgtttgggtTCTTtatactattcacatattctactttgactattattGGTTATTTGTAAGTAAGATAAAATATAATCatataagatcttgttagattcatctcaaTGTGTACTTCtaaaataacaatttttttataatttttgcttaaagagaattaaagatattaatgatcaaatttgtgcattgacatgcgtgaaagtgacaaacgttgcgagtattaaaaatccaaggaagtataaaataaagaagaagaagaagaagaagaagattcaTCCatgtaatgatttttttttttttttatttaataatttcATCCATGTACTTGAACGTTTCAGAAACATTGTCTAATATAGTCCccggagaaaaagaaaaattgttGGACgggattaaaaaaaagtaatagaATAACAACATGAAGAAAAAACGACTATACTagttagggatgtcaatggggcggggcggatgcggatgtaggtccctccatccccatccccacctaaaattttcatccccatccccgtcccatcacccatggcgggtacaaagttcatccccatccccgccccaatgggtgtaagctaaaatccatccccgccccgccacccaactgggtatccatccccgtcttatccccgcttcatacccgctctaatacccgcctaatttttcttatttagcaaacatttgccatatatacggagtaatcaaagttaactataggaaaaaaataccttatgactaaagtaacttatataatcgaaaaaaatactcgtcataacaaaaaaaatccaaacaaaaaatataaaaatctcacctaaatttatattatcacctaaagatgcaaataaatccaaattcaccccatcacccattgcgggtatgaagcggggcgagtggggatggggcggggagaatggggatggggcggggcgggcggggatggggcgggttcaacacaaaatccacacccgccccatcactcatggcgggtacgatttttatacccatccccgccccatcacccgtcaaacctacctccatccccgcctacttggggcggatgtggggcgggtctcccgcaaaacccgccccactgacatccctaatACTAGTAGAGAAACTCATTACTATTGTTTATATATTTAGTCAACAGTACAAAATCTCGATATAGAACATCATATAAACAAAGATAATAAGGAAACTCATTTAATAAAATGTCCACTAATTTATTTACTTccttcgtcccggaatactcgactcgttttgaccggcacagagtttaagggacttgaattgacttatttaatttaataggtagtagttgatagtggggtattattttaatgtagttagtggaaaatgtgtaaaggggtgggattgggggagagtaggggttgaatttttaattattttttgtatggattagggggtaggtgggttaataggggtggagtgagaaataatataatattgttagaatatttccatttttagaaacaggtcaagtattaagggacgacccgataagaaaaacaagtcaagtattccgggacagagggagtatactCTACCCAGTATACAAATCAATCAAAGTTATGGAAAGTCACATCTAAACACAATTAGTGACACTTAAACATGTATACTGCGTGTGATCAATATAATTGTAtacttctttaaaaaaaattgaaattaaatacGTAGTAAAATCATTTACCTATAAAAAATACGCTAAGTTATTAAAATATTGACTTTTGTCTTAAACATCTACTAACGTTTTAATTATTAACATTGTTTACAAATGTTATTTATCATATCTATACtcttgatttatttttttgaaaaagatttattattttcataataacCACTCCCtatttatatattattattattttcattatacAGAGTAATTATTTTTATGTACAATAATGCACTCTTTTATtagctttttaattttttgagaTCTACAAGTTTGGAGAAGGAACTTTTATCTGAAAACGAACGCATGTAGGAGAAATAAGGCCAAACAGAAATTTGACGGAAAaaggagagaattagggttagggttttgcttTTGTGTTTAATGAATATTAGTGAGAGATTTTGAGGGTGatcacctatatttataggcttatgAAATTCCAAGATGGGCTAGactttaggattccctttcaGGCTTCTTTAAATACAATTTGGGCTTGGTTAATTATTTGGAATTGAACTGGGATAgaatattttaaaattcgttttacttttcaaaatccaattaaAATTACCCAATTAGAAATAAAACCGCTTTACGctccaattaaaaataataaatacttttaaaaaatacatttaaataaaatattcaaatgcaactttaatttataaaatctatagaaatgctttataaatataatcaaatatatttataattaattaaaaatgctgGGTATTACACTATCGCTAGGCAGCAAGGTAGCAACATGGGCCACAAGGGCGCCCATGGGCAAAAGTTGTTGGACAGGCCGGGGTTAAAAAAGTAATAGTAAAAACATTTAGAAAATGGCTACACTAAGAGAGAAACCTCATTACTATTATTTAGCCATTTAGTCAATGGTGCAAAAGCTGGATGTAGAACATCATATAAACAAAGATAATAAGGAAACTCATTTAATAAAATGTCCACTAATTTATTTATACTCTACCCAGTACACGAATCAATCAAAGTTATGGAAATTCACATCTAAACACATTAGTGACACTTAAACATGTATAGTGCGTATGATCAATATAATTGTATATTTcttaaacaaaattgaaatgaaatacaTAGTAAAATCACTTACCCAACAGATACAAAATACGCTAagttattaaaatatttactttTGTCTTAGACatctactactccctccgtttctttttgtttgttacgtttggacttttacacgtttattaacgtataataaagattcttttattaaaaatcagcttccattttttattaaaaaataaacccaagtaaaacctcaatccactaatcattacaacaaccaataaaatgttttatttatcaaaatgaaccaataatagAAAAACACACatattgctaacttaacatacttgggaaattgtaaagaacCAGAGCTTAGTCATCAATCTCCACCAGGATTTGTGATGAGAATAATGTACCTCAAGATCATGGAGTATTCTACATGCTTTTGTGGCGTCTTCACACGTTACCGAAGTGAAAATATTTTATGTGGAGACTATCTTATGAGGGGTTAGCAGTTAAGGAACAGATTTTTCATAGAGGTATGGACGTGGATAAGATTTGTGATGAGTGTGGTGAGCCTTTGGAATCGACAGAACATGTTTTTAGATTCTGTGTATTATCGAAACTAGTGTGGCAGCAGGGGTTATTGAGTATAGACTCAGACAGCAACAAAGATGTTCCAATTACAGATTGGGTCTCTAACTATATCCAGCTCTTTTATAGCATGGACGGAATTAAGAGTGACAGGTTAATTTACTTTGTAATCACTCTTTGGGAACTTTGGATGGCTCGCAATAACAGGATTCACAAGACCAGGGTGTCGATCATCATCAAATCCTATTACAGGTCTCTAATTCAATGGAAGTACACAGGAAGTTTCTGAACGACAACAACAATATCGTAGCTTTTTTGCATCCTCCAGAGCTTAGTCATCAATCTCCACCAAGATTTCATTTTGTCTCTATCGGTTCTGAGCTCTCTGAAGAACCAGAGCACACTTTGTTTTCTGATGCAGCTTGGCAAGGTGGCTCAAAACGAGCTGGAATGGGTTGGTACTTGGCTAAAAGTCCATCGAATCTTTATATTGGAAAAGGCGGTTGTGACTTTGGTTCGGCAGCTTCGGCCACTCATGCTGAAGCTTTGGCATGCCTGAAGTGTCTTTCATGGGCAGCAGCAAGAGGTTTTACTAACATTGTTGTTTTTATAGATTCTTATAACTTGGTTTCTCTGTTAAAGGGAGACTCAATTCAAGATATAACAATAAAATAGACTCTCCAACAACTCCTGCATCAAGGGTCAACATTCAAATCTTGCTTGGTATACAAGGCGGACAGACAGGTCGTTGAAGCTGCGCATCATAAAGCACAACTTGGTATCCGACTGGTGGTGTCTTCAGTAGAtgttttttagttttttctcctttttttcttGTTAGTTTCATCtcatgtaaaaaaaaaacaaaattgtaaagaaatttaatgagttgaaaaaattggaccaattaaaattaaaagatagcacaaaaaatataatataataagttcataaaaggaaagattctccaatgtaacaaacattgtgaaacgcCCTAAAAGGAacacgtaacaaacaaaaagaaacggagggagtaactttttaattattaacaTTGTTTACAAATGTTATTTATCATTTTCATAATAACCAATccctatttatatatttattattattttcattagacaaagtaaatatttttatataaTCTAATAATGCACTCTTTTATTAGTTGTTTTATTTATAGAAGTACCATAcatttttccctcaaaaaaaaaatctcgtacATTAAGACTGACACAAATAGTATAATATGTATTTGATAAAAATTTGAAGTGGTACTCGAAATTGAAACTTAATGTCTATATGATTTTCCCTTTTGTGCCATTTTTACATCATCCAAGGCGAATCTCACATATCCATTAGTACAATTTATTTCATAGCTTGTTTCACGATGGTAATGTTTTTTTGTCCGTGCTCTTATGTTTGCCACTCTGACATACCCGTAACAGAGTCCAGTTAATACGGGTCAACTTTCCATATTTTATGCTTTTCTGCTAATGCAGATGCGTGATTCAGCCTGTGATTACAGCATTCAACATGCCCaacttttgtttttttaatcctTTTCTCCCTTTGCTACTTAAAACGTTACATTACTAAGCTCAAATTACACCATCTATATCTAATAAAATGAATTCTTTGGATCAGTTAAAATTGACCAAGTAGCTAGGTTACTTCATAACCCAAACTTGGATTAGTAAGTCTGCAAGCTTCATACACTTGTTCCCGCCGAATTCAGTACAGAGAATCCACCATTAATTTACAGGACAAAATTCACGGCATACACCCAAGAGAGGACTGAGAAAGAAACAGACTAATTATTGTCATATTTTAGGGAAGATAGGATCTATGAAAGCATGGTGCAATGGATCTCCCAGCCAGAGTTTTGACAATTGATGGTATGAAGCTGTGCGACGATGGACATCCTCCACGAACCAGATGGTTGCTTCTGCTTTAAGAGGATGAATAATGGTGTCCAACGGCTGGTAATCTTCACCGGTTTCAAATCTCGCTTGGTCCCACTGTTTTAGGAGAATGTTTGTCAGGTAGTGCAGTGGCTGCCCATATAGCTCCTTTATTGATTTCGCCAATCCCATCCACGAATTACATAGAATGATTGAGCCACGTTGACATGGAACGGGGACCTTCTTCATGTATTCCTGATACATCTTTGCCCTTCTCACCATTCTATCTGTACCACTACCATGTGAAGCACATTTTAAATATCAGCTGTTGCAATCTTAAATTCAGAAATATAGATAGTACAACAGACAgtaaattcaaagataaaatgtGCTTGAAAgaacaataaaatataaaataaaaacctCTATAGGATATTACCAGGGAAATACTTTAGGAGTTAAAAAGATCATAGACATTGTCGATAAATTATCAAGAATCTCTCAACTATTCAGACACTTCAAAACTAGCAAAACAAAGTAGACTGTAGACTATAGTAATTACTTTTTCTGTTCTGAATAAACAATCAAATTCTCTTCCCTGACCCTTTTTTTACATGCCAAACAATTTTTCATTTCTTCTCCAGCCCGTATATCACGTATGTAGTGACCGGGTCACCGGCAGACTGCAGGCAAGCAAGTGATTTTATATGCCGATCATGTATCCGTAGGGGCACTAGCCGCACTACTAATGGTCTCGTGGTGATTTTGCTGACGGGAAGAGAGCTGCTTCCATGCAGACATTGCAAGTATGTGTAGTAATTGGGCATATGGAAGTGGTGTTGATTCGTTCTAACAAAAAATGCTTTACAGTGAATAGTGAATACTGCTAAATCATCATTACTGCTGCTAAATCATTATAATACATCATTAGTACTGCTAAATCATCACAAGTACTGCTAAATCATTATAATACACCATTAATACTAAATACTGCTAAATCATCACTGCCAGGAGACCCAGGATTATGATTATCATTTGCCTAAAAAGAAATTATGCAAAGATATACAAAGGCAACCATCACACAATTATAGTTTTTCAAATCTTAAGAGAGGAACCACAAATAGTTCATTcatcaaaatattaaaaaaaaaaatacaaacaatCATGTACCTTCAGAAGGTTTTTCATCGGCAGGCTGATAGTTAAAAACATATGTGGTTTGCTTTTGCCCAGAAGAACCACCATCTGCCTCCATATCTGCTGCTTCATCATCTGATGACACAAGATCTACCTGATCATTCCATTGAATTGGCCTTTTCGACATTGAAAGAAGCCCAAAATGGAACACGAGTATTGCTTAGATCAATCTGGTTTCAACAACAGAGGCACAGTCTTCAATAAGACACTGGAAACGTGATAAGAACATGATAGTAATGTTTGAAGATATTATTTATCACCCATTGAAATGCTAGAAAGTGACATAAGTGGTGTTTGTTAGAAAGTAGATtacaataatattaatttctccTCCATAGCCACCCATCCATTCATTCTTCTGCAAATGAATTGAATTCCATTATGCCTGCACATGAAATCGAAACTGTTGCTGCACTGCACTTGAATGTTGCTCACAAGAACCTGACACGAAATACTATTAACCAAATATCTAACAACTCTCACCGatcaccatcatcatccccAAACCTATAATATCAGCCTCTGAAACAACAAGAACACACTCTATCCCAAACCTATACTATATCAAGGAGGCAACATAAAGTCATAAACCATCAGTCATCTTAAGCCAGTCAGCCACCCCATCTCATCACCTTTCACCAAAAATTTACCAGATTCACCACCACAAGTCCACAAAACCAAATCTCTTTCCACCATAAAAAATCGAAAGAATCAAGATTCTCAACTACAAATGCAGCTCAAGTTTTATGCTCTCTAATTTTTCCGAGGTTAAAAAGAATTAAGGTAAATTAACAGCCAAATCAAAGTGCAGGAAGGCGGTTGAAGTAGTGGGCAAAGCAACAGAGGAATCGGAGGCAGTTGTTTTGGCGGAATAGTGCCTCTCAATTTAGAGCAAAGCAGTATCCAACTTAAAGAGGAGCCTTTCAAGTACATTGTCCATTAAATAGAGAACATAAGAGAAGTGGATCAGGGAAACAGAAGAAAGAGAATAGGGGATGGCAAGGAGAAACAGCTTCCAAAATTCATGCAAGTATGTAACAGGCCACTAGGCCAGATTTCCCCCTTTTTGCTTTTTACTTCATTTACTCAATTATTAATGACATGATCTATAAATGACAGGTACTAGATTATTATCTCGTGGAAACCGAGCCAAAAAATAGACAGAAATGTATCAAACTATCAACAGGTTGATAATCCAAGATCTGTTAACTGGAATACTGGATGCAATTAATCATTAATGACAAACTGAAACAATGGAACAGGTAAGCCTACAAaagaacagaaaaaaaaaacacttgagTACTTGTAAAAGCACAGGAACACGTCAGAATAAAACGAAACTCGAGCAAattacaaaaaacaaaaatcctTTCTAACGACCAAATCACTTCAAGCTCAGATTCTCCATTTTGCAACGCTTCTTCGGCAACCGAATATCAAGAACTAGTGATATGTGTCATGTAATCATGTTATAATACGCAAAAAAAGCAGAAAGTGGGAACTTAGAATGAGTTCCGCTATAAACTCTACCACCTTAGTCACAATTGCAACCATCATCTTTGACCATAAGTCCTACTAAGCGGGTGATAATTTTGCCTTTGACATTAAGCTTTCaatctgctgctttgctttCGTCATGCCTTTCTGCTCAAGTTTTTTAATCAACGACAGGTATCTGTTATCCCCAGGAACCATTCCTTTTAAGACCATTAGTTCAAAGAAGGAACATGCATGCTCCAGTTTCCCACTCTTACATAACCCATCCACCAGAAGGCAATATGTTGAGAAGTCAACACTTACATTTTTCAAAAACATGTCATCTATCAAATACTTGAGCACCTTCATTCTCTTCTTCATACAGCACATTTTCAGCAATGGTGTATAAGTCGTAACATTGGGTTTACAAGATTTCTCCTCCATTTCTTTGAGTAATTCAAGAGCATATTCTTCTTTTGAATGATGACAAGCAGCAGAGATCATGGTATTGTATGTCAAGACATCAGGAGCAACATTCTGCTTTGGCATATCATTGAAAATATCACAAGCATCCTTAAACCTTCCGGAAGTGCTCATGATGAAAATCAAGGCACTGTAGAACCCAACATCAGGAACGCAGCCATTTTGCTTCATCTTCTCATAGATCTCCAAGGATTCatttatttctttagctttccCCAAAGCAAGCATCACAATAGTATAAGTCACTGTATTAGGGGGACAACCTTTTTGCTGCATTTCATTCAAAATCTCATCAACCTTCCTGAAATCTTTTGCTTGGCAATATGACTCAACAAAACAAGTATACGATGCCACGTCAGGAAGACAACCATGTTTTTTTCCATCTCTTCCAATACTTTTCTTGCTTCGTTATATTTCTTGGCTTTACACCAACCATGAATCaagatattgaaagtgcgacaGTTCAGGGCTATTTCATCCTTATACtccaaaaatatattttgagcCCGCTCAACATCCCTTTCTTTCACCAAAGAATCCATTAGTATGTTCATTGCTGAAGTGTCTTTAATCAGGCCAAAGTGCTCAAATTTCTTAAATGCCTCAACAGCATCATCACATTTCCTAGCTCTACAAAGTCTTCTGATAACTTTACTCATTGTGACAATTGAAACTAACCCTCCCAACTTATGCATCTCCTCGAGCAACTCCCACATTAATTCAAATTTCTTTGACTTCCCCAGTATATCAACCATCAAATTGTAACAGTTCTCTGAAGGCATAAAATCAGTTTGACCTTTCGCCCATTTGAAAAACCCAAATGCAGGGATCCAGTCATTACAAAATTTCAGCAAAATCTTTTCAACCAAGCTCTCGGATAAATCAATTCGGTCGTACTCAGCAAGGGCATAGCCAACAGCAGTGGGAGACTCAAACAATCTCTTCAAAACTTCTGCCAACCTATTGACGTCACTATCCACAATTTCACCTACCATGCGTTTGACATGCTTACCATGATCAGCATATAGCTTTTGGGTGTCGGCCAATATGGAAATTTTGGGtaaaacaaaatcatcatctgCTTCTACAATAGAAGGGTTTTCATGTTCACAAAACTTAACCCAATTAGGAAGCTCTGGTGACTCAAAAACATTGAGGGTATCGGCATTTGGTGACTCCGAAAAAGTGCAAAAGAAAGGACCAATTGATTGAGTATGGCTATTGATATTTTGATGAACACCATAAACATGTCTAGCTCCTCGAGGCCAAAAACACACAAATCTCTTAGCAATTTTTAGAGTCGAAAGCATTCTTATCTTGAGTGAACTGTCACGAAATAGGGAAAGAGAGggggggagag
This Spinacia oleracea cultivar Varoflay chromosome 6, BTI_SOV_V1, whole genome shotgun sequence DNA region includes the following protein-coding sequences:
- the LOC130462540 gene encoding protein RDM1-like, giving the protein MSKRPIQWNDQVDLVSSDDEAADMEADGGSSGQKQTTYVFNYQPADEKPSEDRMVRRAKMYQEYMKKVPVPCQRGSIILCNSWMGLAKSIKELYGQPLHYLTNILLKQWDQARFETGEDYQPLDTIIHPLKAEATIWFVEDVHRRTASYHQLSKLWLGDPLHHAFIDPIFPKI
- the LOC110779693 gene encoding LOW QUALITY PROTEIN: pentatricopeptide repeat-containing protein At3g22670, mitochondrial-like (The sequence of the model RefSeq protein was modified relative to this genomic sequence to represent the inferred CDS: deleted 2 bases in 1 codon), producing MPSENCYNLMVDILGKSKKFELMWELLEEMHKLGGLVSIVTMSKVIRRLCRARKCDDAVEAFKKFEHFGLIKDTSAMNILMDSLVKERDVERAQNIFLEYKDEIALNCRTFNILIHGWCKAKKYNEARKVLEEMEKHGCLPDVASYTCFVESYCQAKDFRKVDEILNEMQQKGCPPNTVTYTIVMLALGKAKEINESLEIYEKMKQNGCVPDVGFYSALIFIMSTSGRFKDACDIFNDMPKQNVAPDVLTYNTMISAACHHSKEEYALELLKEMEEKSCKPNVTTYTPLLKMCCMKKRMKVLKYLIDDMFLKNVSVDFSTYCLLVDGLCKSGKLEHACSFFELMVLKGMVPGDNRYLSLIKKLEQKGMTKAKQQIESLMSKAKLSPA